From the genome of Colletotrichum destructivum chromosome 10, complete sequence, one region includes:
- a CDS encoding Putative nucleobase cation symporter 2 family translates to MSNMSTHSNMERLEPVESPVQRSTIGRKFRGMWKAVDRFDKTISSSTFGRIFRLEGSGHSKEIPDSSFLREIRAGVTTFATMAYIIAVNAIILSQTGGTCECDLENRAECDSILAYKACKENVRLDLITATAAIAGLSSFVFGFFTNLPVALAPGMGLNAYFAFQVVGPNGSGAIPYRVALTAVFVEGLIFIFLALTGMRQWLVKLIPATIKTATGVGIGFFLTEIGLSYSAGIGAITGGWKSTPLAIAGCPVEMIDPETQMCAGGIMSSPKMWTAIFAGGVVTAYLMSFRVKYALIMGIALVSILSWPRNTSITYFPYNEEGDNRYNFFKKVVTFHPIERTLNVLDWDVSKNGSQFALALFTFLYVDIIDATATLYSMVRFCGVVDPKDGDFPRSTIAYCCDAACISIGSLMGCSPVTAFIESGAGIAEGGRTGLTSMTTGLCFLVSIFFSPIFASIPPWATGCTLVLVGCMMIRQITQINWRYIGDVLPSFVVMTFIPFSYSVAYGLIACVSSVASSGLQLTNGRGVFVYTVLNGLIALTVWLSGGRLEPREYDAKEYWSWRGSGKKPWFVRAVRTSCFSNGDHDSKRQFNMQDDHESSYAPGSRMGSSDHKEDGVHMVTIPQRAVTPRSVH, encoded by the exons ATGAGCAACATGTCGACTCACTCCAACATGGAGCGCTTAGAGCCCGTCGAATCGCCCGTTCAGAGATCGACCATCGGCCGCAAGTTCCGTGGCATGTGGAAAGCCGTCGATCGCTTCGACAAGACAATCTCGTCGTCTACTTTTGGTCGCATCTTCCGACTCGAGGGAAGCGGTCAC TCCAAAGAGATACCCGATTCATCCTTCTTGCGGGAGATTCGCGCAGGCGTCACAACCTTTGCGACCATGGCCTACATCATCGCCGTGAAT GCAATCATTCTCTCGCAGACGGGCGGCACTTGCGAATGTGACTTGGAGAACCGAGCCGAATGCGATTCCATTCTCGCCTACAAGGCGTGCAAAGAGA ATGTCCGACTCGATTTGATCACCGCAACCGCAGCCATTGCCGGGCTCTCCAGCTTCGTCTTCGGGTTCTTCACTAACCTGCCAGTGGCGCTCGC TCCCGGCATGGGCCTCAACGCCTACTTTGCCTTTCAAGTGGTTGGCCCCAACGGCTCGGGTGCCATCCCGTACCGGGTAGCCCTCACGGCAGTCTTTGTAGAGGGTCTCATTTTCATCTTTCTCGCTCTCACCGGAATGCGTCAGTGGCTCGTCAAGCTCATCCCCGCAACCATCAAGACGGCAACCGGAGTCGGTATTGGTTTCTTCCTGACAGAAATTGGGCTTTCTTACTCGGCGGGGATCGGTGCCATCACAGGAGGCTGGAAGTCTACCCCTCTCGCCATCGCTGGCTGTCCTGTCGAGATGATCGACCCTGAGACCCAAATGTGCGCTGGTGGCATCATGTCAAGCCCAAAGATGTGGACTGCCATTTTCGCCGGCGGTGTTGTCACGGCCTACTTGATGTCGTTCCGAGTCAAATACGCACTCATCATGGGTATTGCCTTGGTGTCGATCTTGTCATGGCC ACGTAATACGTCTATTACGTACTTTCCCTACAacgaggagggcgacaaCCGTTACAACTTCTTCAAGAAAGTCGTTACCTTCCATCCAATCGAGCGCACTCTCAACGTCCTGGACTGGGACGTGTCCAAGAACGGATCGCAATTCGCACTTGCCCTCTTCACTTTTCTCTATGTCGACATTATTGATGCCACGGCCACTCTGTACTCGATGGTCCGCTTCTGCGGTGTTGTTGACCCCAAAGATGGCGATTTCCCTCGTTCCACGATTGCTTATTGCTGCGATGCGGCATGCATTTCTATCGGTTCACTGATGGGATGCTCTCCTGTGACAGCCTTCATCGAGAGCGGCGCAGGTATCGCGGAGGGCGGTCGCACCGGATTGACGTCTATGACCACCGGGCtctgcttcctcgtctccatcttcttctcccctaTCTTTGCGTCAATCCCGCCCTGGGCAACCGGCTGCACGCTTGTTCTA GTCGGCTGCATGATGATCCGCCAGATCACCCAGATCAACTGGCGATACATTGGCGATGTTCTTCCTTCATTTGTTGTCATGACCTTCATTCCGTTCTCCTATAGTGTCGCCTACGGCCTCATTGCGTGCGTTTCCTCCGTCGCATCATCTGGACTGCAGCTAACGAACGGCAGAGGCGTCTTCGTGTACACCGTTCTCAACGGTCTTATTGCCCTGACTGTCTGGCTTTCCGGAGGCAGGCTCGAGCCTCGCGAATACGACGCTAAGGAGTACTGGTCCTGGAGAGGCTCTGGCAAGAAGCCTTGGTTCGTTCGTGCCGTTCGTACCAGCTGTTTCAGCAACGGTGACCATGACAGCAAGCGGCAGTTCAACATGCAGGACGACCACGAGAGCTCTTACGCTCCGGGCTCGCGTATGGGTTCATCGGACCACAAGGAGGACGGTGTTCACATGGTGACGATTCCACAGCGTGCGGTCACGCCGCGCTCCGTGCACTGA
- a CDS encoding Putative peptidase C12, ubiquitin carboxyl-terminal hydrolase, ubiquitinyl hydrolase, UCH37 type, whose amino-acid sequence MSGGWNTIESDAGVFTYLLENLGVKGVQFEELLTLSPDELAPLQPIYGIIFLFRYPSEGLPTRPQESYDRDAAESLFFAQQTIQNACGTQALLSVVLNKPDEVDIGEKLSEFRDFTMVLPPEFRGEALSNSDLIREVHNSFAKSSPFVDETQKTGEAEDAFHFIAYTPINGKLYELDGLQPAPISHGACTTDEFPSKVTQVLQDRMLTYASSEIRFNVLAMVRDPRIAAKEIGDAETLERENEKRRNWRFENALRRHNFVGFAGEVLKGVVAQKVSSGDAAFEAWIKEGLERRKRDEDAVRLRRKMAGGGGDDDEDMIG is encoded by the exons ATGAGTGGTGGATGGAATACCA TCGAGTCTGATGCA GGCGTCTTCACCTACCTGCTCGAGAACCTCGGTGTCAAGGGCGTCCAGTTTGAGGAGCTTCTGACACTTTCCCCTGACGAGCTCGCTCCACTGCAACCCATATACGgcatcatcttcctcttccgcTATCCCTCCGAGGGTCTCCCCACGCGACCGCAGGAGTCCTACGACCGCGACGCCGCTGAaagcctcttcttcgcccaaCAGACGATTCAGAATGCATGCGGCACACAAGCGCTTCTCAGCGTTGTCCTCAACAAGCCAGACGAGGTCGACATTGGCGAGAAGCTCTCGGAGTTCCGTGATTTCACTATGGTCCTGCCACCTGAATTCCGCGGCGAGGCTCTCAGCAATTCGGATCTGATCCGCGAAGTGCACAACAGTTTTGCCAAGAGCAGCCCCTTCGTTGACGAGACGCAGAAGAcgggcgaagccgaggacgcctTCCACTTCATCGCCTATACACCCATCAACGGCAAGCTCTACGAGCTGGATGGTCTACAGCCCGCCCCCATCTCGCACGGCGCCTGCACGACCGACGAGTTTCCGAGCAAGGTGACGCAGGTGCTGCAGGACCGCATGCTCACGTACGCCAGCTCCGAGATCCGGTTCAATGTGCTGGCCATGGTGCGCGACCCGCGGATCGCCGCAAAAGAGATaggcgacgccgagacgCTCGAGCGCGAAAACGAGAAGCGCCGCAATTGGCGGTTTGAGAACGCCTTGCGCCGGCACAACTTCGTCGGCTTCGCTGGCGAGGTGCTCAAGGGCGTTGTGGCCCAGAAGGTCTCGAGCGGAGATGCGGCGTTCGAGGCGTGGATCAAGGAAGGCCTTGAGCGTAGAAAGAGAGACGAGGACGCGGTGAGACTGAGGCGGAAGATGGcgggtggcggtggtgacgatgacgaggataTGATCGGCTAA
- a CDS encoding Putative endonuclease/exonuclease/phosphatase: protein MLVKLDSSTTVASPSMLLRIVSQNIRYATNHPTPKEKLWNVRGPKLCNQLDFITSGHGSAFICLQEVLYSQLEDVRSYLGPEWGYIGVGRDDGKRSGEFSPVFFQIDRWECERNQTLWLSKTPQKPSRGWDAALNRVVTVGEFVDKQTGTRVIVMSTHFDHKGVVAREESAKLILNVAREWSKGANGKPPTTVLLAGDFNSTPADNAYKTMVAPESGMVDVSAQVPEEKRYGNELTYTSFDEPNEEPQRIDFLFVKNPSPVTIRTFGVLSNKFDDDVFLSDHRPVVADVEIPVLRAVKTD from the coding sequence ATGCTTGTCAAGCTTGATTCTTCGACCACGGTAGCTAGTCCTTCCATGCTGCTTCGAATCGTCAGCCAAAACATCCGGTACGCCACAAATCATCCCACTCCTAAAGAAAAGCTGTGGAACGTTCGCGGTCCGAAACTCTGTAACCAGCTGGACTTTATCACGTCTGGCCATGGTTCAGCTTTCATATGTCTTCAAGAAGTCCTTTATTCGCAACTCGAAGACGTCCGGTCCTATCTCGGTCCTGAATGGGGTTACATTGGTGTCGGTCGCGACGATGGAAAGCGAAGTGGCGAGTTTTCCCCCGTGTTTTTCCAGATTGACCGTTGGGAGTGCGAGCGAAATCAGACATTATGGCTGAGCAAGACGCCACAAAAACCATCTAGGGGATGGGATGCAGCACTGAACCGCGTCGTCACTGTGGGAGAGTTTGTCGACAAGCAAACCGGCACGAGAGTGATTGTCATGAGCACACATTTTGATCACAAAGGAGTCGTGGCGCGAGAGGAAAGCGCCAAACTGATTCTCAACGTTGCTCGAGAGTGGAGCAAGGGCGCGAACGGCAAACCTCCTACCACCGTTTTGCTCGCGGGCGATTTCAACAGTACGCCCGCGGACAACGCATACAAAACAATGGTGGCACCCGAGTCAGGCATGGTCGATGTTTCAGCGCAGGTCCCCGAAGAAAAGAGGTATGGAAACGAGCTGACCTATACGTCCTTCGATGAGCCGAACGAAGAGCCACAAAGAATCGACTTTCTGTTCGTCAAGAACCCGAGCCCCGTCACTATCAGGACCTTTGGGGTGTTATCCAACAAATTCGACGATGATGTCTTCCTATCCGACCACAGGCcggtcgtcgccgacgtggaGATTCCTGTCTTACGGGCAGTGAAGACCGATTGA